One segment of Zonotrichia albicollis isolate bZonAlb1 chromosome 4, bZonAlb1.hap1, whole genome shotgun sequence DNA contains the following:
- the FBXO7 gene encoding F-box only protein 7, producing MKLRVRLQKRTAALEVQGAEPTLGELRAQLRLALLPAWGYSSDTTFSITLNRKDALTEDQKTLASYGIVSGDLICLLLEEPDGQPSLPPPPAAPAPLQNGHEPSNSQANSAREGQVEVQESGERAGSSQEFPSRLVPEDPDLEESTGSYPSEPMLCSEAADGETPHSLEVLYLSAECTSATDALIVLVHLLMMETGYVPQGIEAKAVSMPEKWRGNGVYKLQYTHPLCGEGSAGLTCVPLGDLIAINATLKINEEIRSIKRIQLLPSSFVCFQDPEKVAGVYKDLQKLSRLFKDQLVYSLLAAARQALNLPDVFGLVVLPLELKLRIFRLLDVRSLISLSAVCRDLYTASNDQLLWRFMYLRDFRDPIARPRDTDWKELYKKKLKQKKEALRWRHMMLLPPIPHPIPFHPNPFYPNPFPPNPFPSNPIYPPMIIGGEYDERPTLPYVGDPINSLIPGQGEAPGQFPPFRPHFDPIGSLPGANPTLPGRVGPSDRFPPRPSRGRPMDIRRAFI from the exons ATGAAGCTCCGCGTACGGCTGCAGAAGCGAACGGCGGCCCTGGAGGTGCAGGGGGCGGAGCCAACGCTGGGGGAGCTGCGCGCGCAGCTgcgcctggccctgctgcccgcCTGGGGGTACAG ttcTGATACCACGTTTTCAATAACACTGAACAGAAAAGATGCTCTCACAGAGGATCAGAAGACCTTAGCTTCATATGGGATTGTTTCTGGTGATTTGATATGCTTATTACTGGAAGAGCCAGATGGACAGCCCAGCctacctcctcctcctgctgctccagccccacttCAGAATGGTCATGAGCCGTCCAACAGTCAGGCCAACAGTGCAAGAGAAGGGCAGGTGGAAGTTCAAGAGAGTGGTGAGAGG GCAGGATCCAGCCAAGAATTTCCTTCTAGATTAGTCCCAGAAGATCCTGACCTGGAAGAAAGTACAGGTTCCTATCCCTCCGAACCCATGCTGTGCAGTGAGGCTGCTGATGGTGAAACACCCCATTCCTTAGAGGTGCTCTACCTTTCTGCTGAGTGTACCAGTGCCACTGATGCCTTGATCGTTCTGGTTCATCTTCTCATGATGGAGACGGGCTATGTACCTCAG GGGATAGAAGCCAAGGCAGTCTCCATGCCAGAGAAATGGAGAGGGAATGGTGTTTATAAGCTACAGTACACACATCCCCTTTGTGGAGAAGGGTCTGCTGGTTTGACTTGTGTGCCTCTGGGAGATCTTATTGCTATTAATG CAACATTAAAAATCAACGAAGAGATTAGAAGTATTAAGAGAATCCAGCTATTGCCATCATCCTTTGTTTGCTTTCAGGACCCAG AGAAGGTTGCAGGTGTTTACAAAGACCTTCAGAAATTGTCCCGTCTCTTTAAAGACCAGCTGGTTTACTCTCTCCTAGCTGCTGCCCGACAAG CTTTGAACTTGCCAGATGTGTTTGGGTTAGTGGTCCTTCCTCTTGAGCTCAAGCTTCGGATTTTCAGACTCCTGGATGTCCGTTCCCTCATCTCTCTCTCGGCTGTTTGCCGTGATCTCTACACAGCTTCCAATGACCAGCTTCTGTGGAGGTTTATGTACCTGCGGGATTTCCGAG ATCCTATTGCAAGACCTCGTGACACAGATTGGAAAGAA cTATACAAGAAAAAGTTGAAACAGAAGAAGGAAGCCTTGAGATGGAGGCACATGATGCTTCTACCCCCTATACCTCATCCAATCCCCTTTCATCCCAACCCATTCTATCCTAATCCCTTTCCACCCAACCCATTCCCATCAAATCCAATCTATCCCCCAATGATCATTGGGGGAGAATATGATGAGAGACCAACACTTCCATATGTTGGAGACCCAATTAACTCACTCATTCCTGGCCAGGGAGAAGCACCAGGTCAGTTTCCTCCATTCAGACCACATTTTGACCCCATTGGCTCCCTGCCTGGAGCAAACCCCACGCTTCCAGGACGAGTTGGTCCCAGTGACAGGTTTCCACCTCGACCCAGCCGGGGCCGCCCCATGGACATTCGCCGTGCATTCATTTGA